In the genome of Mercurialis annua linkage group LG8, ddMerAnnu1.2, whole genome shotgun sequence, the window AACCTTTGATATTTGGAAGAAAGTAGCTGAATATAGAGAACAGTTCTTTGAGAAAGTAAGGCAGTAATTAGATAAAATGAATTGGGACCTGCATGTCACTCACTCACAAATGGCATGACAAAAACGTCATCCATGATGTCATTCTCAACATAATTGAGGCAACCACTAACCTACCAGCACTACCCATAAAATAATCCATGTGTCATAAAATATGTGCCATTCCTTTAGTGTTGTAGGTGGAATCTTATCTCTTGTATTGTATTATTGTGAGTTATTGTACTACAGCTGGAAAATGGGACCAGAGACACCAGTtctctaaattattattttctattattgaGTCTTTTGAGCTGGAAAACAGTATTAGAGTCACCAGCTATCCTTTGTATTCCCTATAAATACCCTCAAATTCTATGAACAAAGGGAGCGGAAATAAATCAGAGTTCTTTCATATCTTATTCTAAGAATTTTTGCTACTATATACCTTGTTTATTTTTCGACGGTCTGTTTTAGTGAAGGAGTGTTTCATAAGTCCCATAACCAATTAAAGTGAAGCGGGCATTCATAACACACAAGAACCTTTTAGCTGCTGGTGACGAGCGTAGAGGAAGTGAAAGCTATTACGGAAGCTTAGTGGACCCTGTTCATTGAAGGTATATATCTTTAGATGAATATATTGTTGTATTTATCTAAAGTTAAAACTTGAAACTTTATTAGATCCTTAAGTGATATAATTTAGGGTTGAAGTTTTAACTTGAAGTTTGATGAATGTTAATCGTCCTCATCCTGATTATTTCCATTTAGATCGCGGGGTAGGTAAGGAACCAGtaatagaattattaaattctattattGCTCGTCTTAATTCTCTAAGTGCGactttagaaattttaaataaatatgtagAAAGTTTTTCTAAGCATTTAGAAGGGTTGACTCTTAAACAGAgtgaatttgagaattattTTCTTAAGAACAAATAACCGCTAGCTTTTGTTGCTAGCTCTCAATACTTTCATGAGTATGAGAGGGTAAATTTATAGGGAATACAAAGGATCTTTGAGTAACTCTTTAGTTCCACCATTGTAGGAGTAGACTCACAATTGATGGTATCAGAACCTGTTATagattattgattttttttttggatgtctttgaaaagttttaaagtCTAAGGACTAAAACCGAATTGCTGAAAAATTCTAGAACCTGATTAATTGCTAAAAGACCGAGTACAATAAAAACTAATTGTTAAGGGATGAGttagatataaaaaatttgacAGGGACTAAATGAAAATGGAAGTGGATGATTTTcattatttgtgtttgtttgttAAAATTTACAAGGAAATGAAAATGTGATTACCCTTTTAATAGAAATCACCCATTCTTCTCCTCCCTCTAGAATGAACTTTTCATTCACAAGgaaatcaaaattgaattaaatattttcataataaataaaaaatatttaattattaaaaaatatttttaaataaaaatatcttttagaaaaataaaaaaaataaaaaatatttttctaaaataataataaaaaaattaattttttttaaataaatgaagTGTTAATTTCCTGGAATACAATGTTCGCCAACTTATTTGCAACTTTATCTTCCAAGTTTTGACTTTTCAtttctgactttttttatttataatttttttttaatttcacaaatatctTTTTCGGTGTCcatttttggtttttggttttttcggttcggccGACCGAGCCGATCGacagtttttaataaaaaaaatttatagattttttttcaggaattttttttatagtgtaacaatattgtatatatagtgttttacAGTGTAAGATTAGtctatatatagtgtatatatactgttaatttttattttttatagatttttttctagaattattatttatttttttatagtgtaacaatagtgtttttatagtgtaagattagtgtatatactGTGTATAtactgttaatttttattttttatagatttttttctggattttttttattttttaaattgtaacaatagtatatatatagtgtttttatggtgtttttatagtgttagattagtgtatatatagtgtatttttagtgtatttatggaattttgtagtgtttttttatggtttacaccatgaaacactgcgaatacaccataaacactgcaaatacaccataaacactgtaaatgcaccatagatatactaaaaaacggcagaaatatactataaatacacaaaaaaatacactaaaatgtaagtatattataaaattacaacaaatgcgccataaatcaatttgttttttacaaaataagtagcaataaacaaatctatgaataagagaagacaaaataaataattatatgaataatagaacaattttatgaaaaaaaaattatagatctacaataatttatttacaaaatgtttaaatcgttacaaaaaaacttaaaagttacacaaatctaaaaactaGTCGCGGAATCCATAGTGCGAACAAAAGAGACGAACGAACTTATGTTAACGAAAATGATGAACGaaaaaacgacgagaaatccatcggaaatAGACAAACGGAAGCACGACCAGAAAGatgaacggaaaagacgaacagaaaagtaatcggaggagacaaactgaaaatcaaataaaaaaaagaacataagAAGAGGGAACTTTGAGAGAAGAGAGAGGAAAAAGAGTagttatgtaaaaatttaacctaaaatgagataagtcttctttatatagtaggtaTTTTGGGTAAATAAGTAGCGTATGAGATATGAGAAAGATGGGTCAAAATGGTGAAATACTTTGTCAaaaacaggtatttggaaaataattccataaataaatttttaaaataaataataaatatgtttttataaaatataaataataaaatataaatttgtaaatttgtaaatttctacccattcatattaaaaattaaattaaacatctaaaaataatctttttttttatttcttttcatttctatttttcttttgattctGATTCCTAACTTTTAACCAAACAACCcctaaatttgtatttttcaatAAGTTTGAACATTTCATCAAATCAAActtttttaacataaaattcataaaagcttaaaaaatatttatccaGACCAAGCATTAAATAAGTTTCACTTTTCAATAAGTTCTAGCTTGgtcaaatcaaatttttttaacatagaaTATAAGTGATCATAAAAGCTTAAAAAATATTCATCCAGACCCAAAATTAtccacatgaaaaaaaaaatgtattgaaTCATTCCATTGCCACTTAATATTGAAAGAATCTGGTCTTTCTTTTCCTACTAATTACTTGTTTCACCATAATTATGGGGCCGTTTTAttcaaaatttgttttatattttcttcCTATTTTAACTCTGAGAAAAGATCAATGTAATGAAATATATAATTAGTCAACCAAAACCGAAAATCTGGTCCTAAATCGTgcaaacaaaacatttttttgttCGAATAAAACTGTTCAACATTTCTATTTAATAAGActgaataattattttctacaattttttgatttaattacatatttttttacttaaatggcTGGTCACTTTATTACACAAAATAGTAGCGAACATGAAATTTTAACGAATGTTTGCTACAGAATTGTACCTTCTTCCATTAGTTCTGAAGGTATCTTGAaaaattctattaattttttgaaatatccTTTACCACTTTTAGAGCTGCAGATTGGTCTCGTTTGCATTTTACACCATACTATACATTTCTTCTTCAAACGTTTTGGAATTACTGAACTTGGCTCGCAAATTGTTGTAAGTTGCCTTTTTTTGTTTTACATAACCAATATTTAtagaaattatgttttttttttatgaatgtagaaattatgttaaataatcAATATTGTTCTGTAATGGAAACTTAGTCGGTACCGCGTTTCAAATGTGATACATGATTGTAAAACTAgaaagtttatattaaatatgtcaaaattaaaaattcatgttaaataccaaaaacatgcGAAAGGTGGTAACTTCTTATGTATTTAAGCCATGTTTTAATTACATGCTTTTGAAATCTCCTTTGTAAGGGGATTTCTAATTATATCTAATaggtaaaatgattttttatatatataattttgtatatttttctaAATGTATTTCTAGATACAATTTGGACattctaatttattaattttaccaATTGGGACAAATACATTCAAGCCCAAACTTATGCCTATTTTTAAGATTTACTTTTATAGATTTTGTATtgcataaataattattttacacaaTTGATTGTTAATCTCAATTTATGAAGAATTATCTAGATTTAAAGTGAGAATTATGTgtctaaaaatatattcaaattgaGTGTTTGATATTCGCAAAATTAATAGACCAAAATGCTCGAATAATATttagatatatatttaataaaatggtCAAAATCACATatgtaaaaattcattttacctATCCAATACctaaatataagaaaataatatgaattgtaacctaaaattagggtttgataGTAACCAGTCCTATTTAGTATTTACTTTCGTACCCTCATATTACATTAAGTAatggatattttttttatgaataaataataaatatataaattgatgaGATAGAgaaaaatttaagcaaaaacaatTTAGATTATTtgcttataaaatttaaacgttttgcattaggagcgatttaagccatctCTAGTAGCACACCAAATTTTCATTTGGTGAACGAAACATCTTCAATGGTACTCTATATCCGACTCTATCATGatgtatcttttttttttattttatatataaagtaACTCTATTATAACGTACTTTAAAATATAGTACTATTAGAGATAAAATGCTAATAActctattttatttgttattttattattaaacatttgTTAGTTTTTGTTCAATATAGTCCAAATAAGTATGTTCAGTTTAGTGCGAAATTTGAATATGtaacattaaaatttattaattgagTATGAATTAAtgtcttctattttttttaataaatataattattttataaatttaaaaatatatgaatatatttagattatatatcatttaaaccaataatatattttattgtgaataaatatataaatatattttgtaaatactGGATAATTCATGATTGTAATgtgtaaaacgtttaaataattaattgtttaggAATAtgcttaaaatatttttctgatTCCAAAAAAATAGAGTTTATTTCATGAAAGGAATTACTGCATCAGTGGAGTTTTAGTGTAATATTCACACTATTTTAGCTCCAACTATTGGAAATGTCCTTAAACACAACTTTTGGTATTTTccctaaatattttttgttcaCCAAATGATGCAGTTTTGGCGGTTTTTAATGACTGAAACGACATCGGATAATGACTCTGAGTTGTAAAAtgctaaaattgaaaggttaacTTTTTCTAtgccaaattttaattttgtgcttaaattgccatGAACTTGAaatgttgatattttatatgcaaattataaatatatactgtctGTTAGAATGAGACACTAAAAAAGTTTTGTTAATACCATTGCACATACAGCTaaagattttattttgtatgatATACTTTTTAATGGCCttgaaatgatttgatttgaaaCAGACGGGAATAATTCTTGGTCCAACATTTCTTGGAAGATTTGGTTTTATGAGAAAAATTATATTTCCTCATGAGAGTCAAGATTTAGTATTTACTTTATCATATTTTGGATTCGAAATTTTTGCGTTTATAACTACAACAAAGATGGATTTAGGAAAAGTACTAAGAACAAGCAAATTGGTTATATACAGCGGCTTAGGGAATGTCCTACTACCTTTATATCTTGGTCTGAGTTTGACAAGAATTTACAGGAaaaaattagaagaagaagGGTTGATAAATGAAGCAAAAATTGTAGCTATCATGCAATGTTTCTCTACATCATCAATCATAGCAAATGGTCTTGAAGAACTCAAGATTATAAATTCCGAGATCGGAAGATTGGTACTATCTTCGGCATTAATTGGTGACATATTGGGCATAGCTCTATCCGCTGTAGTCGTAACAATTATGCGAAAAGGTCCAAAAGAAACCTTTTTCATTAACATTTTTGCAGTTATTGCCTTTAGTATTGGGGCGGTCTTCATATTCCGCCCTGCAATGTTTTGGATAATTAGACAAACTCCTCAAGGTTCACCTATTAAATCCACCTACATTTTGGTTATCATGGCAGTAATGTTTCTATCGGCTACTTATTTCCAATATTTCCACCTGTCTAGGAGCATAGGGGCGGTTATCCTCGGGTTTTCTGTCCCTGCAGGTCCGCCATTAGGATCTGCTTTGgtagaaaaatttgaaattgtcACGACGAAACTCCTTTTACCTATTGTTACGGTTCAAGCAGTAATGAGAGCTGATTTAACCGTAATTTTTACGAATTTTTCAAGAATCAAATTCTACGTGATTTTGGAAGTATTTGTTTTTGGATCCAAATTTCTTGTGTCTCTATTAGCTGCATTATATGCCAACATACCACTCAATGATTCATTTTTATATGCCGCGGTTATGACATGTAGAGGCGCAGTTGAGATGTCCATTTATTTGGTAGCAAGAGATACTCGGGtaattaattacaaatttaatactctaaaattttctatttataacttatttttaggaaaaaatatattttctgacttcatattttatatctttatttCCGTTTTTTATAACATAGATGATGTAATTACTATGGTTTACATTTGACattgttgttattattatttatgatttaCAGAAGCTAGGAGATGAGGTTTATGCGCTCTTAACTTTTGGCGTCTTCATTAGCTCGACTTTTACTTCAATAATTGTGAAATCTAACTATGATCCATCAAGAAAATATGCGGGCTATCAGGCAAGGAACATTGTAAGTTTAAAGCCAAAATCACATCTCCGAATTCTTGCTTGTATTCACAAACCTGATCATGTAACTTCTGTTATAAGTCTACTCGAAGCATTTCATCCTGCCACAGACAGACCAATCGATATATGCGTCCTTCATTTGATTCAACTAATTGGTCGAGCCACGCCGATTTTGATTTCCCATCAAAAGCAAAGTCGAATAACCAATCCGCGATCTCAAAATGTAATATTTTCATTTGCTcaatatcaacaaaataaatGTGATACTGTATATGTCTCTACCTTCACGATAATAAATAAACCAAAGATAATGAATGAAGATATTTCGATACTCGCGCTCGACGAGCTCACATCCTTAATACTGCTCCCGCTTCATCGACGATGGTCTATCCATGGACAAATAGAATCTGAAGATCAAGATATAAGGATTGTAAATTGCAAAGTTCTTGAAAAGGCTCCTTGTTCTGTAGGTATATTTTTTGACCGTGGAAAACTTGGATTCCCATTTTCCATGGAGGCAACACCAAGGCCTTCTCTTTCTATATGTATGATTTTCTTAGGAGGTAGAGATGATCGGGAGGCGTTGTCTTTATCTAAACGTATAGTTAAGGACTCGAGAACACGGTTAACAATCATACGCCTGTTACCTGAGGGTTTAGGCATGGATTCGAAGGAAGATGAGGATACAATGATTGACTCTTGGGCCTTAAAAGAGTTAATCAAGAACCAAACTGATTCTTTATCAAATATTgaatataaagaaaaatttgTGAAAGATGGACCGGCAACTGCGCTAATACTTCATTCTATAGAAGATGAATACGATCTTTTTCTAGTAGGACGACGCCATGGTGTAATATCACCTCAAACATTAGGTTTATCAGAATGGACTGAGTTTTCAGAGTTGGGAGTTATTGGAGATTTGTTTGCTTCCAATGATCTTAACACTAGAGCTGCTGTTTTAGTGGTGCAACAACAAATGAAGATTAAATTAGGTAGGTGAAATATTTACTCAAATGAAAACTTATCAAGTTATGCGCGTTGacatatttcaatttaaaatacacTTTTGAGACTTATAAACTTTTTCTTTAAAACATATTCTTGTAAATACAATTTTGCATTTGCTATTTCGGTGTATCTATTTTCGGGTAACATTCATTGGCATAGCTAGAAAGTTATGttttatactaataaaaaatctttataataaaaatgtgtATATCTCTATTTATATATCTTATAATCTACATCTCTATGTCTATATATCTTATAAAGTTGAGCTCCCAAAAATCTTTCGACACTGCTTAGCCAAGTAGACTCCTCTACTTTTGCCATgtgtataattattataaacccATTCAgacttctatttaattaacttGTTCATTACTGATGGATCACCCTAATATTCATcaaatttttgtttcattttagtGCCTATACACCTCAATGATACATCACTAGAAGTAATTCAATCTTGTAAGATTGTACACAAATCAGAAATCTCGTTTAAATGGTTGTTAACAGTCATATAAAGAGAACCAGAAATTCTCAAagtcattttataaaattatcctaACATACCACATAAATCCCTAATATTTCCTAATCACTGAAATCATGAACATCATCACCTAAATCTTTTCTAAAGCGAGACTCTCTTTTCTGATACTCTTCAAAACAATTCTGATGCAAATATGTTGAATTCCATCTAGTTGGGACATCTAAACACAAATAATGCTTACAAACAATTTCACTTGACTCCTTGCATTCCTTAAACTTACTTAACTTAAGAGTTGAGTTTTTTATATATCTAACGTTAATAAAAACTGCAAGTGACAGTATCAcacaagtaatataacttgaaAAACGAAATATAGATCCCACAAGAACAAAAGGATTCAATCACCAATTTCAATTATTAAGAAATTGTTTAGCTACTAAATGggtattttttgattttataagtAAATTAATCACTAAATAGAATCAAGctattaaataataatcaaacaaaCAATTAAACTAAACTAACAATTAAACTAGCAAATAATTAACGATTATCTAAAATTGGTTTAAAACAGTGAGAATAAATCACAAGGGTTGATATTATATTAGACGATTACTAAGTCACGGATTATGGATTTCCTAGAAATTTAATTGATATTCAAGCTATTCTAAACCAACAAATCTTGCGTTTTGGAGTCTAAAATCGGAAAAACCACAAAGTTAACTAACCAACACCTaattcactctcgtgttattaaacataatattaattaattaagtgtaATTAGTAAGCaaattttaaagaatatttAAAATCCCACTCACTATATTGTTATGATTACTTGAGTTTTTAATTGTGCATGAATCAAATTAAAGCTCTCTCAAGTCATTAATTCAACACAATTCGATAATCTAGGTGATCAATCAAAATTACgcattaatttaattaattcagaTACAATAAATTTCCAATCAATCCACATCCAATAAATTAACAATACTGATTTCTCGGACCGAGACAGACGCTatggaatgggagtggtaggtccaaaacccatagcaaaCCTGAAAAACCACTGTATATTTTACTTCTTTCAAAACATTATCAGAAAATTTTGCAATATAATGTTTAAAGACTTCTTTAATGCAACCAGTGAAAGCACTCTGAGCAACATATATGATCAACATCGAGGATGTActgttaaaatataattatttacaaaGCATGCGCAATATTTAAATCCATATACATCGTTATAAAACAATTCATTATTAGAGTTTTAAAAGAATTGCAAATTATCCTTATATTGAAATCACAACACACCATAATACTGCAGATATCTATAATTAAAAACTTCCATCATGTGCCTTCATCATATTGGAATTCCGAGAAAAAAATTTCGGAAGCTTCCTTCAACATCATATCAGCTTTTTCTGAAGAAATGGAGGAATAACATGGTCAATATAAAATAGAATGAGTTCATctattacaaataaatattgcATAAAGttgaaaacattttaaaactacTTCATGTAAAGTCAaaagcgtttgaaaacattttaaaatattttatacttaaactCGCTAATAACATAACTCGACGATATTCTTTGATCAATAGACATTATTTCTCAATTTCACCCACTTAGGCATCGATAATAATGCCAACCGATGCAATCTATTAGCCTGGATATCGATAATTAAGCCAATCGATGTAATTAGAACACATGGACATCATAGCAAAGCCATCAATATGATTGAAACACATGGAAATGAATAGGAAAGTCAACCGATGTAATCAAAACACATGGACATCGATAGAATAGTCAACCGATGTAATCGAAACATAtggacatcgatagcaaagccaacagATGTAATCGAAAAACATGGAAcagatagcacagccaaccgatccatcctaattatataaaaatcgaTAGCAAGGCCAACAGATGTAATCTAATCATGTGGATATCGATTGGAAAGATAACTGATGTAATCAAAACGCATGGGACCGATGGCACAGCTAACTGATCCATCCTAATCATGTCACTTGATCGCTCTTGTTCCTTAATTCTTATGCATTCTATCATGAGTATTGGCTCAATATATATTTCATTTCAATCAAATCAATTACaaacatttttcaaaatatttacttattgATAGAAAGATTTAAAAGCATAACTACTttcatatatttcaaatataaacaAGTGAAGTACTTTCACGTATTTCgacatataaacacgtattcACGTAGCACTTCAGCATGTATATCAATTAGCATTCTTGAAATTATTAGGCTTTATGAATATCTAAAAGTAATAATATGTACTCATACTACTTTCTTATCCCTTTACTATTACTTGATATTACCTCATTCCTAAAATCTTAATGCTTGTCGTATCTAAttaacattaaataattaattaatgccAAAATACAGCTAATTTTTATGTTCTAGACTCAAACTACCTATAACTCTGACATCTTAAGTCTTAAATTCTTGAACTCGGTATATGTATAATTAGACATTTAGTATAAATACTTCGGAACTTAATTCTGATCATACTTATTTAACGAACCCTTTAACCATAATTTATACCAATAATATTTCACGAGTCACCTTCCGTAACTTATCACTAGCACATACTTAGTTCATTTATTATGTTAAACTTTTCCTTCACTAACCGTGTTTCAGTGTCCACTATTAATCGTATTATAATTTAGtttgtaatttaaccatttatcagtttaaacttttaaatcatAGAACTAACTCGTTCTCAATCTGTAACTCTGTTTTAAATCGTTAAGCCTTATACACGTACGTCATACTAGGTTTGGAAATAGGGAAACTGTCCGGTTATGTTGGCATGAAATGGTATGCATCCACACGGCTATCATGCTAACACATTTTAGCCAATTCAATCATCTCCAATCATCGAGCTTCGCTCATATTCATTATTCGTAAATTTTATGTTCGTAGCATATTATTTTCATGGGTTTTATATCCATAATCAATCATAATAAGCAAACTTCATAATCAAATATCCTCACAGTAACTTAAAAACTTCAGAATTCCAATTAATCTTACAAAACTAATCCCTAACTCAGCTTGATTTCATAAACAACCATACTTAAATCAAATCAGTTTCCTCTAAGATTCTAGATGAAGAATTTGATGAAAACTTAAGAATTTGTCTTACGAACTAATAGCTTCGTTGATTACTTTGATAGTTCGTTGATTCTTAGCCTATATAACTTATTAATCTTGATTCTATTACCAATTCTATGTTTAATTTTAAGGTTTGAGTGAGTTTTGGTGAAACATTGGGCGGAGGGACGTGATTTTATTGTTTACAGAGGATAGGGATGAATTTCTCCCCTTTTCGCACGTATGGAGCCTATTTATAGGCCTTGTACCCGAATTAGAAAGTGTGTGTTCGCACACCTTTTGTGTGAGTTTGCACACTAAGAAAAACACATTCGATTGGAAATCTCAACAATCATTTTTTAGATATACCTCTTAGTAAGGCCCCCTGTCAAGTTTCATCGCAATCTAACTATTCAATTAGGAGGGACCATTGTTTTACTAAATTGTGTTTGTTTGCAGGAAGCATCTGATTACTACCCTAAAAACTTCCCGCAAATGAATCGAAACGATGtcgaattaaccctaatttataTACTCATTATATCACTTCATATATGATGCATATGTATTCATTTTACCTTTATGATATACGAAATTCATTCCtgataaatgtttaaattactaaacaaaatgTAGGCATATTTCATTGCAATATCTAACTTGTCATGAAAGTTTCcgaatttgataaaatttcttaatATGTAGTCTATATTATTTTGATACCAATTAATTTACTTTGCATATAACACATGTCATGTCGAGATTCTGATAATTCACACGTCATACGTCAATATGTTATAAACGTACATCGTATACATTCTCTCCTCTCAAAATAATTCGTCCTTGAATTATAACATACCTTATTTTCCCAAGAGACTTTATTTCCACACCCTTATTATATTTCGTTATATTTTTTCATAGCatgattaattaatcaattattaatcGAATTTCAGTTTTACTTCTTTAAAATGTATTCACTTTTCACATTCTTATCGACCAAATTCATAAATTATAGGTTTGGCGTTCATATCTCGAATCCATTCTTTAAATACACTTCTTCATACACATCACCTTAGTAGATTCGTTATCACTCTTCTATTTTGACTACTTTTATCATACTTCCATTATGCTACTCTGGtccttttaattatttaccAATTGTCTGATTTCACAGTTATTTCTATGTAATCTCTATATGTTATTCTTCTTATATTATGATACCTCGGTATAACTTACTAAGAAATTTCTTTCATTGATATCCTTCAATTGAAGATTTATCATGTATTTAATTCATTTCTTTATGAATTGATTAACCTTTTGATGTTTTACTTTCATATCATGGGTTATATGTGATATTGATATCATATCGTGCATCCAACATTCGTACTTACTCTATTAATCCATAGGATAAACCCATTATTAATTAAGCATTATCGATACGGCTCTACAGGTTCTGTAAAGCTATGTCATTCATATATTTAGAATCGACATAAGACCTTTACCTTATACTATTATCAAAATCTCTTCTATTtaggtttcgaaacgtttcttatcatattattatttattctatATACACCTTCCTTAACTTACGTCTATTTTAGtcctatatttcaattctattaCATAGTCAATATCTAAGCGTAATTACATTTAAagttattttacttttttacaaTAAAACAATGCAACAATTATGCACTAGTGTAATGACTTTTCTCGTCACCAAGAGTTGTTATGGCATTCCTCTTTTCTTTTCATGCATATATAATGCCAATGATGCATGTTCCAATAATTAATGTAATATGACTGtggtgatgcaattctattagTGCCAATGAAAATGCTGTCATGAATCatgtccgggcacaattatgtaTTTACAAAGCATCCCTTTTTCATTCAACAcaaaaaattttacaaaacagaGTTTACGTAAGTTTTTATAGACATAGGACTCTGCAAAAACTACTTATCCTAGAGCTTTCAACATtcacttttaaaactttattcaGCTTTTGTACACTCAAAATGAACTTGTTCTATTTATCAAATTCAGGCATAGCTTGTGAAGCTAGCCCGAACATTCTTGCATGTCCTTGATTATCTTAAGAGGCTTGTACCATTGTTAAGCCTCCTATATTGCGATTTTCACCTCTTATACCTCTACTAGATGGCATAACCGGTTGTCCCAGAAGCCGTTG includes:
- the LOC126660086 gene encoding cation/H(+) antiporter 4-like isoform X2; the protein is MAGHFITQNSSEHEILTNVCYRIVPSSISSEGILKNSINFLKYPLPLLELQIGLVCILHHTIHFFFKRFGITELGSQIVKLGDEVYALLTFGVFISSTFTSIIVKSNYDPSRKYAGYQARNIVSLKPKSHLRILACIHKPDHVTSVISLLEAFHPATDRPIDICVLHLIQLIGRATPILISHQKQSRITNPRSQNVIFSFAQYQQNKCDTVYVSTFTIINKPKIMNEDISILALDELTSLILLPLHRRWSIHGQIESEDQDIRIVNCKVLEKAPCSVGIFFDRGKLGFPFSMEATPRPSLSICMIFLGGRDDREALSLSKRIVKDSRTRLTIIRLLPEGLGMDSKEDEDTMIDSWALKELIKNQTDSLSNIEYKEKFVKDGPATALILHSIEDEYDLFLVGRRHGVISPQTLGLSEWTEFSELGVIGDLFASNDLNTRAAVLVVQQQMKIKLGR
- the LOC126660086 gene encoding cation/H(+) antiporter 4-like isoform X1, whose protein sequence is MRKIIFPHESQDLVFTLSYFGFEIFAFITTTKMDLGKVLRTSKLVIYSGLGNVLLPLYLGLSLTRIYRKKLEEEGLINEAKIVAIMQCFSTSSIIANGLEELKIINSEIGRLVLSSALIGDILGIALSAVVVTIMRKGPKETFFINIFAVIAFSIGAVFIFRPAMFWIIRQTPQGSPIKSTYILVIMAVMFLSATYFQYFHLSRSIGAVILGFSVPAGPPLGSALVEKFEIVTTKLLLPIVTVQAVMRADLTVIFTNFSRIKFYVILEVFVFGSKFLVSLLAALYANIPLNDSFLYAAVMTCRGAVEMSIYLVARDTRKLGDEVYALLTFGVFISSTFTSIIVKSNYDPSRKYAGYQARNIVSLKPKSHLRILACIHKPDHVTSVISLLEAFHPATDRPIDICVLHLIQLIGRATPILISHQKQSRITNPRSQNVIFSFAQYQQNKCDTVYVSTFTIINKPKIMNEDISILALDELTSLILLPLHRRWSIHGQIESEDQDIRIVNCKVLEKAPCSVGIFFDRGKLGFPFSMEATPRPSLSICMIFLGGRDDREALSLSKRIVKDSRTRLTIIRLLPEGLGMDSKEDEDTMIDSWALKELIKNQTDSLSNIEYKEKFVKDGPATALILHSIEDEYDLFLVGRRHGVISPQTLGLSEWTEFSELGVIGDLFASNDLNTRAAVLVVQQQMKIKLGR